One segment of Amycolatopsis alba DSM 44262 DNA contains the following:
- a CDS encoding cytochrome P450 family protein: protein MVAWSVTQPELLRKLLADPRVSKNPNLHWAAYRAGEIPEDWPLRIWVSVQNMFTAYGGDHRRLRSLVSKAFTPRRVEALRPWVEQLITGLLDQLAAGPDSVDLRENFAYPLPIEVICQLFGVPEEHRPELRRAVDGVFNTSLSAEEAQANGVLMYGILGQLVANGRENPGEDLASGLIAARDEDGSVLEEAELIDTLILMISAGHETTVNLLHHAILALLTHPEELAKVRSGEHTWAEVIDETMRWQAPIANLPLRYAVEDIEIDGVHIKAGEAILASYAAAGRSPEVHGSDADEFRLSRESKSQHLSFGHGVHYCLGAPLARLEAELALPALFERFPDLALAAEVSELEKMPSFISNGHTSLPVRLK, encoded by the coding sequence GTGGTGGCGTGGTCAGTAACCCAGCCGGAACTGCTGCGGAAACTGCTGGCCGACCCGCGGGTGTCGAAGAATCCGAACCTGCACTGGGCGGCCTACCGCGCCGGTGAGATCCCCGAGGACTGGCCGCTGCGGATCTGGGTCTCGGTGCAGAACATGTTCACCGCCTACGGTGGCGACCACCGGCGGCTACGTTCGCTGGTGTCGAAGGCGTTCACCCCGCGCCGCGTGGAAGCATTGCGGCCGTGGGTCGAGCAGCTGATCACCGGCCTGCTGGACCAGCTCGCCGCCGGGCCGGACTCGGTGGACCTGAGGGAGAATTTCGCCTATCCGCTGCCGATCGAGGTGATCTGCCAGCTCTTCGGCGTGCCCGAGGAGCACCGGCCGGAGCTGCGGCGCGCGGTGGACGGAGTGTTCAACACCTCGCTCAGCGCCGAGGAGGCGCAGGCGAACGGCGTGCTGATGTACGGGATTCTCGGGCAGCTGGTGGCGAACGGGCGGGAGAACCCCGGTGAGGACCTCGCCAGCGGCCTGATCGCCGCGCGGGACGAGGACGGTTCGGTGCTGGAGGAGGCCGAGCTGATCGACACGCTGATCCTGATGATCTCGGCCGGGCACGAGACCACGGTGAACCTGCTGCACCACGCGATCCTGGCGCTGCTGACGCATCCGGAAGAACTGGCGAAGGTGCGCTCCGGGGAGCACACCTGGGCCGAGGTGATCGACGAGACCATGCGGTGGCAGGCGCCGATCGCGAACCTTCCGCTGCGGTACGCGGTGGAAGACATCGAGATCGACGGAGTGCACATCAAGGCGGGCGAGGCGATCCTGGCTTCGTACGCGGCAGCGGGCCGCTCGCCCGAGGTGCACGGTTCCGACGCGGACGAGTTCCGGCTTTCGCGGGAGTCGAAGAGCCAGCACCTGTCGTTCGGGCACGGGGTGCACTACTGCCTCGGTGCGCCCTTGGCGCGACTGGAAGCGGAACTCGCACTACCGGCGCTGTTCGAACGGTTCCCCGATCTGGCCCTGGCGGCGGAGGTCTCCGAACTGGAGAAGATGCCGTCGTTCATTTCGAACGGGCATACGAGTCTTCCGGTACGCCTCAAGTGA
- a CDS encoding HdeD family acid-resistance protein: protein MPLVGLTVVEPRLAWPLAAVRGVFAILFGVLALIWPGATVLVLAIIYGIYAIIDGIGGLMQAFRPGDAAHRAAYGVLGVLGIAAGVLVLLWPGITVLVLAFLVGFWAIFTGIVEIVAAIRLRKQIEGEAFLIAAGALSLIAGIVIVINPIAGAYGIALLVGIYALLYGIMLLVLAFRLRKLTQA, encoded by the coding sequence ATGCCTCTCGTCGGTCTCACCGTCGTCGAACCCCGCCTTGCCTGGCCACTGGCCGCCGTCCGCGGCGTTTTCGCCATCCTGTTCGGCGTACTCGCGCTCATCTGGCCCGGCGCCACTGTCCTGGTCCTCGCGATCATTTACGGCATTTACGCGATCATCGACGGCATCGGTGGCCTGATGCAGGCCTTCCGGCCGGGTGACGCCGCCCATCGCGCCGCCTATGGGGTCCTCGGCGTTCTCGGCATCGCCGCCGGTGTCCTGGTCCTGCTCTGGCCGGGGATCACCGTGCTGGTGCTGGCCTTCCTGGTCGGTTTCTGGGCGATCTTCACCGGCATCGTCGAGATCGTCGCCGCGATCCGGCTGCGCAAGCAGATCGAGGGCGAGGCCTTCCTCATCGCGGCGGGTGCGCTCTCGCTGATCGCGGGCATCGTGATCGTGATCAACCCGATCGCCGGCGCCTACGGGATCGCGCTGCTGGTCGGGATCTACGCCCTGCTGTACGGCATCATGCTGCTCGTCCTGGCCTTCCGCCTGCGCAAACTCACGCAAGCCTGA
- a CDS encoding RICIN domain-containing protein has translation MRARAVLIALLSLVGALIVVAPAAQAAIVPDTWYTVTATSGKCVDARAAGSANGTVVQQYACNQTFSQQWQFQPTSGGYYRVNTRNNPAQVWDVAEVSTADGGLVHLWAYGGGNNQQWQPVEENGGAYHFVSRNSGRCLDVPGLSTQDSTQLQQYSCNGSGAQSFRLTPVTGTANPDLGPNVLVFDPGMAQSAIQSQVNSVFSQQETSQFGSNRKALLFKPGSYNVDVNVGFYTQVLGLGLSPDNVTINGAVHAEADWFQGNATQNFWRGAENLSVNPNGGTDRWAVSQAAPYRRMHVRGNLQLDDGGWSSGGWMSDVKVDGQVRSGSQQQWISRNSQFGSWSGSNWNMVFAGVNGAPSTSFPNPPYTTVNTTPVVREKPFLYVDNAGAYQVFVPSTRTNASGITWGANQPGSSLPISRFFIAKPGTTASQINTALAEGKDLLITPGVYHLNETLRVTRPDTVVLGLGLATLIPDNGITAMTVADVDGVKVAGVLIDAGATNSNTLMEVGPANSAQDHAANPTSLHDVFFRVGGAGVGKATNSLVVNSDDVIGDHLWIWRADHGSGVGWTTNTAGTGLIVNGDDVTMYGLFVEHYQKYQTLWNGNRGRTYFYQNEMPYDPPNQAAWMNGSTRGYAAYKVANSVTNHEAYGLGSYCYFNVNPSVVADRAIEAPNNPNVRFRSMVAVSLGGNGTISRVVNDRGGPANSGSTVANLVAYP, from the coding sequence ATGAGGGCCAGAGCAGTCCTGATAGCCCTGTTGTCCCTGGTCGGAGCGCTGATCGTGGTGGCCCCGGCGGCACAGGCGGCCATCGTTCCCGATACCTGGTACACGGTGACGGCCACCAGCGGGAAGTGTGTGGACGCGCGTGCCGCGGGGTCGGCCAACGGGACGGTCGTCCAGCAGTACGCCTGCAATCAGACCTTTTCCCAGCAGTGGCAGTTCCAGCCGACCTCGGGCGGCTACTACCGGGTCAACACGCGCAACAACCCGGCGCAGGTGTGGGACGTCGCCGAGGTGTCGACGGCCGACGGCGGGCTCGTCCACCTGTGGGCCTACGGCGGCGGGAACAACCAGCAGTGGCAGCCGGTCGAGGAAAACGGTGGGGCGTATCACTTCGTGAGCCGCAACAGCGGTAGGTGCCTGGACGTCCCCGGCCTCTCGACCCAGGACAGCACACAGCTCCAGCAGTATTCCTGCAACGGGTCCGGCGCCCAGTCCTTCCGGCTCACGCCGGTCACCGGCACCGCGAACCCGGACCTGGGGCCGAACGTGCTCGTCTTCGACCCCGGCATGGCGCAATCGGCGATCCAGTCCCAGGTCAACAGCGTCTTCTCGCAGCAGGAAACCAGCCAGTTCGGCTCGAACCGGAAGGCGCTGCTGTTCAAACCGGGCTCGTACAACGTCGACGTCAACGTCGGGTTCTACACGCAGGTGCTCGGGCTCGGACTCTCGCCGGACAACGTGACGATCAACGGCGCGGTGCACGCGGAAGCCGACTGGTTCCAGGGCAACGCGACGCAGAACTTCTGGCGTGGCGCGGAAAACCTGTCCGTGAACCCCAACGGCGGGACTGACCGCTGGGCGGTTTCGCAGGCCGCGCCGTACCGCCGGATGCACGTCCGCGGCAACCTGCAGCTCGACGACGGCGGCTGGTCCAGCGGCGGCTGGATGTCCGACGTCAAGGTCGACGGCCAGGTCCGGTCCGGCTCGCAGCAGCAGTGGATCTCGCGCAACTCGCAGTTCGGCAGCTGGAGCGGCTCGAATTGGAACATGGTGTTCGCCGGCGTCAACGGCGCCCCTTCCACGAGCTTCCCGAATCCGCCGTACACCACGGTGAACACGACGCCGGTCGTGCGGGAGAAGCCGTTCCTCTACGTCGACAACGCGGGCGCGTACCAGGTCTTCGTGCCCTCCACGCGCACCAACGCCTCGGGTATCACGTGGGGTGCCAACCAGCCGGGTTCGTCGCTGCCGATCAGCCGGTTCTTCATCGCGAAGCCCGGCACGACGGCGTCGCAGATCAATACGGCCCTCGCCGAAGGCAAGGACCTCCTGATCACCCCTGGCGTCTACCACCTCAACGAGACACTCCGCGTCACCCGGCCGGACACCGTCGTGCTCGGCCTCGGGCTGGCGACGCTGATCCCGGACAACGGCATCACCGCGATGACGGTGGCCGACGTCGACGGCGTCAAAGTCGCCGGCGTGCTGATCGACGCGGGCGCCACGAACTCGAACACGCTGATGGAGGTCGGTCCCGCGAACTCCGCGCAGGATCATGCGGCCAACCCGACTTCGCTGCACGACGTGTTCTTCCGCGTCGGCGGCGCGGGCGTCGGCAAGGCCACGAACAGCCTGGTGGTCAACAGTGACGACGTCATCGGCGACCATCTGTGGATCTGGCGCGCCGACCACGGCAGCGGCGTCGGGTGGACCACCAACACCGCCGGCACCGGCCTGATCGTCAACGGCGACGACGTCACGATGTACGGCCTGTTCGTCGAGCATTACCAGAAGTACCAGACACTGTGGAACGGCAACCGCGGCCGGACGTACTTCTACCAGAACGAAATGCCTTACGACCCACCGAATCAGGCCGCCTGGATGAACGGATCGACGCGGGGTTACGCGGCCTACAAGGTGGCGAACTCGGTGACGAACCACGAGGCCTACGGGCTCGGGAGTTACTGCTACTTCAACGTGAATCCGAGTGTGGTCGCGGATCGCGCGATCGAGGCGCCGAACAACCCGAACGTCCGGTTCCGCAGCATGGTCGCGGTCTCCCTCGGCGGGAACGGGACCATCAGCCGGGTCGTCAACGACCGCGGCGGGCCTGCCAACTCGGGCTCGACCGTGGCGAACCTGGTCGCCTATCCCTGA
- a CDS encoding ATP-binding protein, producing the protein MSVLPREELRGLFLFEHLSEEQLDWIDEHAVLEQYTGGTTVMREGEPATCFYLLLSGALRMTRLVGGTEVETIRSDQRGAYCGATQFFVHQETEHTYGASVHAVSDLTFLTLPAAEFATEFRRWFPMATHLLEGMYLGWRNSDTVIGSRRRLLALGELSAGLTHELNNPAAAAVRATASLRERVAGMRHKLAMLAKKNVDPTLLEQLLEIQEQLVKQVASAPKLTAMQQADREDEIGDWFDDHGIDQGWDLADIYVRAGLTVPDLDRLLDSVGETFLDGAVRWLAYALETEMLMGEIEDSTTRISVLVGKAKQYSQMDRAPHQWIDVHEGLDSTLVMLAGKIAPGIRVVKEYDHALPRIPAYAGELNQVWTNVIDNALGAMGTEGTLTLRTSRVDDHVHVEIGDTGPGIPADVRQRIFEPFFTTKPVGQGTGLGLDISWRIVVERHQGDLRVDSAPGDTRFTVCLPVSEQSVI; encoded by the coding sequence ATGAGCGTCCTGCCCAGGGAGGAACTACGCGGGCTCTTCCTCTTCGAGCACCTCAGCGAAGAACAGCTGGACTGGATCGACGAGCACGCCGTCCTCGAGCAGTACACCGGCGGCACCACGGTCATGCGCGAGGGTGAACCGGCCACCTGCTTCTATCTCCTGCTGTCCGGGGCGCTGCGGATGACGCGGCTCGTCGGCGGCACCGAGGTCGAGACGATCCGGTCCGACCAGCGCGGCGCGTACTGCGGTGCGACGCAGTTCTTCGTGCACCAGGAGACCGAACACACCTACGGCGCTTCGGTGCACGCTGTCAGCGACCTCACCTTCCTGACCCTGCCCGCGGCCGAGTTCGCCACCGAGTTCCGCCGTTGGTTCCCGATGGCGACGCATCTGCTGGAGGGCATGTACCTCGGCTGGCGCAACAGCGACACCGTGATCGGCTCGCGGCGGCGGCTCCTCGCGCTCGGCGAGCTCTCCGCCGGGCTGACCCACGAACTCAACAACCCGGCCGCCGCTGCCGTCCGCGCGACGGCGTCACTGCGGGAGCGGGTCGCCGGGATGCGGCACAAGCTCGCGATGCTGGCCAAGAAGAACGTCGACCCGACGCTGCTGGAGCAGCTGCTGGAGATCCAGGAACAGCTGGTCAAGCAGGTCGCCTCGGCGCCGAAGCTGACCGCGATGCAGCAGGCCGACCGCGAGGACGAGATCGGCGACTGGTTCGACGATCACGGCATCGACCAGGGCTGGGACCTCGCCGACATCTACGTCCGCGCCGGGCTGACCGTGCCCGATCTGGACCGGCTGCTCGACTCGGTCGGGGAGACCTTCCTCGACGGCGCCGTCCGTTGGCTGGCGTACGCGCTGGAGACCGAGATGCTGATGGGCGAGATCGAGGATTCGACGACCCGGATCTCGGTACTGGTCGGCAAGGCCAAGCAGTACTCCCAGATGGACCGCGCGCCGCACCAGTGGATCGACGTCCACGAAGGACTCGACTCCACCCTCGTCATGCTGGCAGGCAAGATCGCGCCGGGCATCCGCGTCGTGAAGGAGTACGACCACGCGCTGCCGAGGATCCCGGCGTACGCGGGTGAGCTGAACCAGGTGTGGACGAACGTCATCGACAACGCGCTCGGCGCCATGGGCACCGAGGGCACGCTGACCCTGAGGACGTCCCGAGTGGACGATCACGTGCACGTCGAGATCGGCGACACCGGGCCGGGTATCCCGGCGGACGTGCGGCAGCGGATCTTCGAGCCGTTCTTCACCACGAAGCCGGTGGGGCAAGGGACCGGGCTCGGCCTGGACATCTCGTGGCGCATCGTCGTCGAGCGGCATCAGGGCGATCTCCGGGTCGACTCGGCGCCGGGCGATACGCGGTTCACGGTGTGCCTGCCGGTCTCGGAGCAGTCCGTGATCTGA
- a CDS encoding toxic anion resistance protein, protein MDDFTLTPPEPVEAIPAERAAGLVTLSPEVHAEVARRAAKFAERLEALDVRSPEFTRVLDELLAVGESDMRAAATVAGALLDRSTRALAEIGSPQQQATVSLAGLRRTVAEIDPAKLPITGRKLMGLIPVAGSAKKALDRYRAANEPVNALVLDLRARQDVLRRDNAALKGERERLWGTLGKLSEAAAFAEAVDTAVERQAGIFDFTDPARAKSLRADALHPIRQRHQDLLTQLAVSAQGYLALDLVRRNNDELIRGIERAVSTTVAALRVALLVSGALAGQRDVLDEVRAVQATTDGLIRANAEILELRGAEIQRAGSDPAVAVATIRESFERIYRSIDAIDEYKAGAVSTMAATVEALSGEIRRAEDHLRRSHETATAEGAS, encoded by the coding sequence ATGGACGATTTCACGCTCACTCCACCCGAACCGGTGGAGGCGATCCCGGCCGAGCGGGCGGCAGGCCTGGTCACGCTCAGCCCGGAGGTCCACGCCGAAGTCGCGCGGCGCGCGGCGAAGTTCGCCGAGCGGCTCGAAGCGCTCGACGTCCGATCGCCGGAGTTCACCCGTGTCCTGGACGAACTGCTCGCGGTCGGTGAGTCCGACATGCGCGCGGCGGCGACCGTCGCGGGTGCGCTGCTCGACCGTTCGACCAGGGCGCTGGCGGAAATCGGCTCACCGCAACAGCAGGCGACCGTGAGTCTGGCCGGGCTCCGGCGGACCGTGGCGGAGATCGACCCGGCGAAGCTGCCGATCACCGGCCGCAAGCTGATGGGACTGATCCCGGTCGCGGGCAGCGCGAAGAAGGCGCTGGACCGCTACCGCGCGGCCAATGAGCCGGTGAACGCGCTGGTCCTTGACCTGCGCGCACGGCAGGACGTCCTGCGCCGGGACAACGCGGCGCTCAAGGGCGAACGGGAACGGTTGTGGGGGACGCTCGGGAAGCTGTCGGAAGCGGCCGCGTTCGCTGAAGCCGTCGACACGGCCGTCGAGCGGCAGGCGGGGATCTTCGACTTCACCGATCCCGCGCGGGCCAAGTCCTTGCGGGCCGACGCGCTGCATCCGATCCGGCAGCGCCACCAGGACCTGCTGACCCAGCTCGCGGTGAGCGCGCAGGGCTATCTGGCGCTGGATCTGGTGCGGCGCAACAACGACGAGCTGATCCGCGGGATCGAGCGGGCGGTGTCGACCACGGTCGCGGCGCTGCGGGTCGCGCTGCTGGTGAGCGGCGCGCTCGCCGGTCAGCGCGACGTCCTCGACGAGGTCCGGGCGGTGCAGGCCACCACCGACGGCCTGATCAGGGCGAACGCGGAGATCCTGGAGTTGCGCGGCGCCGAGATCCAGCGCGCGGGCAGCGATCCGGCGGTCGCGGTGGCGACGATCCGCGAGTCGTTCGAGCGGATCTATCGCAGCATCGACGCGATCGACGAATACAAGGCGGGGGCCGTCTCGACGATGGCGGCGACCGTGGAGGCGCTGTCCGGGGAGATCCGGCGGGCCGAAGACCATCTGCGCCGGTCCCACGAGACGGCGACGGCCGAGGGGGCATCGTGA
- a CDS encoding FAD-dependent oxidoreductase, protein MSQPILLTVDDDPAVSRSVARDLRKRYGKDYRIIRADSGADALEALREIKLRGDAVAAILADYRMPQMDGIVFLEKAMDLFPNARRALLTAYADTDAAIQAINVVDVDHYLLKPWDPPEEKLYPVIDALVETWRAVGERPVDEIKLIGHRYSSPSFHLRDFLARNAVPYRWYSVDDDEGRRILDAADAAAQDIPVLVTPDGTVLRQPSGPELADAVGLSTRPAQEFYDLIVIGGGPAGLGAAVYGASEGLRTVIVERKATGGQAGTSSRIENYLGFPDGVSGAQLTDRARRQALKFGAEVLTARDVVGLEARGSARVVLFGDGTEISAHSVVLASGVNYRALEAPGVAELAGRGVYYGSAATEAPECKGEHVYIVGGANSAGQAAVFFSKHAADVTILVRGQSLEASMSHYLIEQIAAIGNIHVRTRTTVVEAHGDDHLEQLTLCENGGATETVPTGHLFIFIGAAPRTDWLGTEIQRDDHGFVRTGPDLLTDGGPPPGWTLDRDPHYLESSIPGVFVAGDVRAASVKRVASAVGEGAMAVTLVHRYLEEQ, encoded by the coding sequence GTGAGCCAGCCGATCCTGTTGACCGTCGACGACGATCCCGCCGTGTCCCGTTCGGTCGCCCGCGACCTGCGCAAACGGTATGGGAAGGACTATCGGATCATCCGGGCCGATTCCGGGGCCGACGCCCTCGAAGCCCTGCGCGAGATCAAGCTGCGCGGCGACGCCGTGGCCGCGATCCTCGCCGACTACCGGATGCCGCAGATGGACGGCATCGTCTTCCTCGAGAAGGCGATGGACCTGTTCCCGAACGCGCGCCGCGCGCTGCTGACCGCGTACGCCGACACCGACGCCGCGATCCAGGCGATCAACGTCGTCGACGTCGACCACTACCTCCTCAAGCCGTGGGACCCGCCGGAAGAGAAGCTCTACCCGGTCATCGACGCGCTGGTGGAGACCTGGCGCGCGGTGGGGGAGCGGCCGGTCGACGAGATCAAGCTCATCGGCCACCGGTACTCCTCGCCGTCGTTCCACCTGCGGGACTTCCTGGCCCGCAACGCCGTGCCGTACCGCTGGTACTCCGTCGACGACGACGAGGGCCGCCGGATCCTCGACGCGGCGGACGCGGCGGCTCAGGACATCCCGGTGCTGGTCACGCCGGACGGCACGGTGCTGCGCCAGCCGTCCGGACCCGAACTCGCCGACGCCGTCGGCCTGTCCACCCGGCCCGCGCAGGAGTTCTACGACCTGATCGTCATCGGCGGCGGGCCCGCCGGGCTCGGGGCGGCCGTGTACGGCGCGTCGGAGGGGCTGCGGACGGTGATCGTCGAGCGCAAGGCCACCGGCGGGCAGGCGGGCACCAGCTCCCGCATCGAGAACTACCTCGGTTTCCCGGACGGGGTTTCCGGCGCGCAGCTCACCGACCGCGCGCGGCGGCAGGCGCTGAAGTTCGGCGCCGAGGTGCTCACCGCCCGCGACGTCGTGGGACTGGAGGCGCGCGGTTCGGCGCGGGTCGTGCTGTTCGGCGACGGCACCGAGATCTCCGCCCATTCCGTGGTGCTGGCGAGCGGCGTCAACTATCGCGCACTGGAGGCTCCCGGCGTCGCCGAACTCGCGGGCCGCGGCGTGTACTACGGCTCGGCCGCCACCGAGGCACCCGAGTGCAAGGGTGAGCACGTCTACATCGTCGGCGGCGCGAATTCGGCAGGCCAGGCGGCGGTGTTCTTCTCCAAGCACGCCGCCGACGTCACGATCCTCGTCCGCGGCCAGTCGCTCGAAGCGTCGATGTCGCACTACCTGATCGAGCAGATCGCCGCGATCGGGAACATCCACGTCCGCACCCGCACCACGGTGGTCGAGGCGCACGGCGACGATCACCTCGAACAGCTCACCCTGTGCGAGAACGGCGGCGCGACCGAGACCGTGCCGACCGGGCACCTGTTCATCTTCATCGGCGCGGCGCCCCGCACCGACTGGCTCGGCACGGAAATCCAGCGCGACGACCACGGCTTCGTGCGGACCGGCCCGGATCTGCTCACCGATGGCGGCCCGCCGCCGGGCTGGACGCTGGACCGCGACCCGCACTACCTGGAGTCGTCCATTCCCGGCGTGTTCGTGGCGGGCGACGTCCGGGCCGCGTCGGTGAAACGCGTCGCCTCGGCCGTCGGCGAAGGCGCCATGGCGGTCACCCTGGTTCACCGGTACTTGGAGGAACAATGA